A part of Prionailurus viverrinus isolate Anna chromosome E1, UM_Priviv_1.0, whole genome shotgun sequence genomic DNA contains:
- the LOC125151814 gene encoding LOW QUALITY PROTEIN: translation initiation factor IF-2 (The sequence of the model RefSeq protein was modified relative to this genomic sequence to represent the inferred CDS: substituted 1 base at 1 genomic stop codon) — MGLCTDFESGFGRVTCFGQWDSEYSASGGRNRGHEFPDDRLSLLHLQGGPARPSSSLGPNPGPVAVLSTFHKATAASLGTSGGPAAARPSPQRPPRSAPTAAALLRREPRDPAQTRPDPDADSGGLFDEPPPEEPPAARAPRSASAAGRWAGRRAGREGAGGPRGAAPQGRDARPPPPDEGCCLDHCPHLSVFVYTAIAFSITSCFFSXVHLPPSRGPGRGRGDHGRGLSCPGRAPHPLLWLLTLVTLSPARRRLCVTARPRARPEPLP; from the exons ATGGGACTTTGCACGGACTTTGAATCCGGATTTGGccgtgtgacttgctttggccagtgggaCAGCGAGTATAGTGCAAGCGGAGGCCGGAACA GAGGCCATGAGTTCCCTGATGACCGTCTGAGTCTGCTGCACCTGCAGGGTGGCCCAGCGCGCCCCTCCAGTTCCCTGGGACCCAACCCAGGCCCAGTGGCCGTGCTGTCCACCTTCCACAAGGCAACCGCAGCCAGCCTTGGAACCTCGGGGGGCCCAGCAGC CGCGCGGCCGAGTCCGCAGCGACCCCCGCGCTCAGCGCCGACGGCGGCCGCGCTCCTCCGGCGCGAGCCCCGGGACCCCGCGCAGACCCGCCCGGACCCCGACGCCGACTCTGGGGGCCTGTTCGACGAGCCGCCCCCGGAAGAGCCCCCCGCGGCCCGCGCGCCCCGGTCGGCGTCGGCCGCGGGCAGATGGGCTGGTCGGCGCGCCGGGAGGGAGGGCGCGGGGGGCCCGCGCGGGGCAGCCCCCCAGGGCCGAGacgcgcgccccccccccccggacgaGGGCTGCTGCCTGGACCATTGCCCGCACCTGTCGGTCTTCGTCTACACGGCCATCGCCTTCTCCATCACCTCCTGCTTCTTCAGCTAGGTGCACCTGCCGCCGTCCCGAGGGCCCGGGCGCGGGCGGGGAGACCACGGGCGCGGCCTTTCGTGTCCGGGACGCGCGCCGCACCCCCTCCTCTGGCTTCTCACGCTTGTTACTTTGTCCCCTGCTCGCCGCCGCCTCTGTGTGACCGCGCGTCCGCGGGCGCGTCCAGAGCCGCTGCCCTGA